Proteins from one Triticum aestivum cultivar Chinese Spring chromosome 7A, IWGSC CS RefSeq v2.1, whole genome shotgun sequence genomic window:
- the LOC123153827 gene encoding methyltransferase-like protein 22 has translation MPWDSPSTTLLSRARLQQKDARRKPKPGTEGQPIHCAAQYDTTKLFHSASSLSSREPRGNQGRLLCGHGSRRRLGGGGGGGAGDERGAPGLPAPLPGPLPLPLPSRPLEIPGGDDGEGSDGRELVASTSSSYEPASGSPDAVAVDDDGDLVLHRRRRNRERRRSEDHVLAVQHGVTSSLRSVGLQVWKAAMLLTDFVLHKSFTSSEFDGVITMEIGAGTGLVGLAQARVARRIFITDRGNHILDNCLANVRLNSSMLKFDEAKVHVRELDWKMSWPPPVGTHDASDPSSIYSWSSSEIEEAEQATLLFAADVIYSDNLTDMFFDAVRQLMSRGAKKVLYLTLEKRYNFSLDELDVVPNGYKHFRSFFAVQDGCGGKDNATSKPGLVGEQVDLARVPQYIREYNRGKDLEMWKLMYWPD, from the exons ATGCCGTGGGATAGCCCAAGCACAACTTTGCTGAGCAGGGCACGGTTGCAACAAAAAGATGCAAGGCGCAAGCCGAAGCCCGGGACGGAAGGTCAGCCCATACACTGCGCGGCCCAATATGACACCACAAAGCTATTCCACTCCGCCTCCAGTCTCTCATCTCGAGAGCCCAGAGGAAACCAGGGGCGTCTTCTCTGCGGCCATGGAAGCCGGAGGAGGcttggaggcggaggcggaggaggagcaggTGATGAGCGAGGTGCACCTGGgctgcccgccccgcttcccgggcCTCTACCTCTCCCGCTTCCCTCCCGCCCGCTAG AGATACCCGGAGGCGACGACGGCGAGGGTAGCGATGGGCGCGAGCTCGTCGCATCAACAAGCAGTTCCTATGAGCCAGCGA GTGGCTCACCTGACGCTGTCGctgtggacgacgacggggatctCGTTCTCCACCGGAGAAGAAGGAACAGAGAGA GGAGGAGAAGCGAAGATCATGTGCTCGCCGTGCAGCACGGCGTCACCTCTTCGCTTCGGAGCGTCGGGCTTCAG GTTTGGAAGGCCGCCATGCTGTTAACTGACTTTGTGTTGCACAAGAGCTTCACGTCGTCTGAATTCGACGGTGTTATTACCATGGAGATCGGTGCTGGCACAG GGTTGGTAGGGTTGGCACAAGCTCGAGTTGCTAGAAGGATTTTCATTACAG ATAGAGGCAATCATATCCTCGATAATTGCTTGGCTAATGTCCGTCTCAACTCTAGCATGCTAAAGTTTGATGAAGCTAAAGTCCATGTACGGGAACTGGACTGGAAAATGTCATGGCCTCCGCCAGTGGGTACACATGATGCATCTGATCCAAG TTCGATATACTCATGGTCTTCAAGTGAAATCGAGGAGGCTGAGCAAGCCACCCTGCTATTCGCTGCAGATGTTATTTACAGTGACAATCTGACCGATATGTTCTTCGACGCAGTGAGGCAGCTTATGTCACGTGGTGCCAAGAAG GTGTTGTACTTGACCCTGGAGAAGAGGTACAACTTCAGCCTGGACGAACTAGACGTCGTGCCCAATGGTTACAAGCATTTTCGAAGCTTCTTCGCGGTTCAAGATG GATGTGGAGGCAAGGACAATGCTACATCGAAACCAGGCCTTGTGGGGGAGCAGGTAGACCTTGCGAGGGTTCCTCAGTACATCAGAGAATACAACAGAGGCAAGGATCTGGAGATGTGGAAGCTCATGTATTGGCCAGACTAA